One window of Oceanispirochaeta sp. genomic DNA carries:
- a CDS encoding ankyrin repeat domain-containing protein codes for MKNFMAIILFLFVISSLMATPEEDFLTDLRDSRLQDARFFLDDKHSVNMALHEGNTALIIMCKEQRSLEVRWLLDQGADPDLTDPQGLTPLMHAAIKGNRNLAQILLQEGAFLNLQSPLGYTALLLAVNNVRTELARYLEEKGGRIIDGHYDHPVLSEIWNRRQHYARALSLRESRWVYHEFLSTLIKGDYETLRTMIETGTDPNAADTEGVSALMMAASRDDIYTADLLLSQGANPALKDNLDLSALWYAAFENHQKLIDLLLESGITDDAAYLESSALFGAFASGSYPAMIRLIDAGWDTEKTGRLGASLVHYATFMGDLRTLVELKKAGASLGRVDGDNLTAMDYLILGYHLNEEESIYIPVASFLREEGVDATLDPSVLDNIKLSRIIYSKW; via the coding sequence ATGAAAAATTTCATGGCTATTATACTCTTTTTATTTGTGATCTCTTCTCTGATGGCTACGCCGGAAGAAGATTTTCTGACTGACCTGCGGGATTCCCGTCTACAGGATGCCCGCTTCTTTCTGGATGATAAGCACTCGGTGAATATGGCACTGCACGAGGGCAACACGGCCCTTATCATCATGTGTAAAGAGCAGCGCAGCCTTGAAGTCCGCTGGTTGCTGGACCAGGGGGCAGATCCTGATCTCACTGATCCTCAAGGGCTGACCCCCTTAATGCATGCCGCCATAAAAGGAAACAGGAATCTGGCACAGATTCTTCTTCAGGAGGGCGCCTTTCTCAATCTTCAGTCTCCCCTGGGGTATACGGCCTTGCTGCTGGCTGTGAACAATGTTCGGACTGAACTGGCCCGCTATCTGGAAGAGAAGGGCGGCCGGATCATCGACGGGCATTATGATCATCCCGTTTTGAGTGAAATCTGGAACAGAAGGCAGCATTATGCCAGGGCTCTCAGCCTTAGGGAAAGCAGATGGGTTTATCATGAATTTCTCTCTACATTGATAAAGGGGGACTATGAAACCCTCCGTACCATGATAGAGACAGGAACAGATCCGAATGCGGCCGACACCGAGGGAGTTAGTGCTCTTATGATGGCGGCATCCCGGGACGACATATACACGGCAGATCTGCTTCTGTCCCAGGGAGCCAATCCGGCCTTGAAAGATAATCTGGATCTGAGTGCTCTCTGGTATGCCGCCTTTGAAAACCATCAGAAACTGATAGATCTCTTATTGGAATCGGGTATCACTGATGATGCGGCCTACCTGGAAAGCTCTGCCTTGTTCGGTGCCTTTGCATCCGGGTCTTATCCCGCCATGATAAGACTGATTGATGCCGGTTGGGATACGGAGAAGACAGGCCGCCTGGGAGCCTCTCTTGTTCATTACGCCACTTTTATGGGAGATTTGAGGACCCTTGTCGAATTAAAGAAAGCCGGAGCATCCTTAGGCCGGGTCGACGGGGACAATTTGACCGCCATGGATTATCTTATTCTGGGATACCATCTGAATGAAGAGGAATCCATTTATATTCCTGTTGCTTCATTTCTACGGGAAGAAGGAGTTGATGCGACTCTTGATCCTTCAGTCTTGGATAATATAAAACTCTCCCGTATAATCTATTCAAAATGGTAA
- a CDS encoding PAS domain-containing sensor histidine kinase, translating to MENKNDSLRALRLINKVLISETDQHILLNSLSQILLKEKGYFNIWIILTLHDIPVEPYYHAGFGTGRDSSFEPMARILKKGIMPPCAQKLTESKNLYIIDDLSHECKLCPFYETYKNRAGITRRLGSGKTSLGWISASVPKAFIEDKEEQDFFIEITDQISHALEILNYKTSQNNMGNKYNAFADTTSDGILEIDLQGHLISANKSSHSLLGPLLQERFGLSLEPLMNAENFRLFEESILTAQKEEKAVNRILEGKDWNSQIISLSISLYPRKSLTGVIIGFSIFLREVTETSKKLEDIKKSEERFFNMFRNAPLAYQSLDEEGRFLEVNDNWLELTGYERDEVLGHWFGDYLAPGYKEVFEQRFPLFKKRGQVHSEFYMVTKKGTNRYISFEGRIGYKEDGSFRQTHCVLTDVTERKRSEDAVKENEAYFRSIFEYIDSGIVIYEPFNDGEDFIFRDLNPAGQLMSKVQLADVKGRKVSEVFPGVKEIGLFDCLQKTHETGESIYLPVREYKDNRTSLVVENHISRLPSGNLLVIYDDRTKQAQMEQRLRQTEKMEAIGHLAGGIAHDFNNILTGILGYAELVGLKKIMDEDIQHYMKNIVSAGERAKKLVQQILSFSRQVPERNDIFFLIPVIQEALQFLRATIPASIHINTSFSEETNPILGDSTRIHEIMMNLCTNASHAMGEIGTLDVSLKEENVQDPREGALGHFQPGHYAVLTVRDNGSGMNKETLSHIFEPFFTTKSTGEGTGMGLSVVFGIIRNHKGNIIVNSIPDEGTEFQIYIPQEIKKNGSELSA from the coding sequence GTGGAGAATAAAAATGATAGTCTGAGAGCTTTGAGGCTGATCAACAAGGTTCTTATCTCAGAAACAGATCAGCACATCCTCCTGAATTCTCTGAGCCAAATCCTTTTAAAAGAGAAAGGTTATTTTAACATATGGATCATCCTGACTCTTCACGATATTCCTGTTGAACCTTATTATCACGCCGGATTCGGTACTGGCCGGGACTCATCCTTTGAACCAATGGCCCGAATCCTCAAAAAGGGGATCATGCCTCCCTGTGCTCAAAAATTAACTGAGTCGAAAAATCTGTACATCATTGATGATCTTTCTCATGAGTGCAAACTTTGCCCTTTTTATGAGACATACAAGAACCGTGCAGGCATAACCAGAAGACTGGGCTCGGGGAAGACTTCTCTGGGTTGGATCAGTGCTTCTGTTCCCAAAGCCTTTATTGAGGATAAGGAGGAACAGGATTTCTTTATTGAGATTACAGATCAGATCAGCCATGCCCTTGAAATCCTGAATTATAAAACATCACAGAATAACATGGGGAATAAATACAATGCTTTTGCGGACACTACTTCTGATGGCATTCTTGAAATAGACCTCCAGGGACATTTGATTTCAGCCAATAAGAGCTCCCATTCCCTGCTGGGACCTTTGCTTCAGGAGCGGTTCGGTCTCTCTCTTGAGCCACTTATGAATGCGGAAAATTTCAGATTGTTTGAAGAATCCATCCTCACCGCGCAGAAAGAGGAAAAAGCGGTCAATAGAATTCTGGAGGGAAAAGACTGGAATAGTCAGATTATCTCTCTCTCTATTTCTTTATATCCTCGGAAAAGTTTGACCGGTGTCATCATCGGATTTTCAATTTTTTTACGGGAAGTCACAGAAACCAGTAAGAAACTGGAGGATATTAAAAAGAGTGAAGAACGGTTTTTCAACATGTTTAGAAATGCTCCCCTGGCGTACCAGTCACTGGATGAAGAGGGACGCTTTCTGGAAGTCAATGATAACTGGCTTGAGTTGACCGGATATGAACGGGACGAAGTCCTTGGACACTGGTTTGGTGATTATCTTGCCCCGGGATACAAAGAGGTCTTTGAACAAAGATTTCCTCTCTTTAAGAAGAGGGGCCAGGTTCACAGTGAATTCTATATGGTTACAAAGAAGGGAACCAATCGATATATCAGTTTTGAAGGCAGGATCGGATATAAAGAAGACGGTTCATTCCGGCAGACTCATTGTGTCCTCACCGATGTTACAGAAAGAAAGAGATCTGAAGATGCAGTCAAAGAGAATGAAGCTTACTTTAGAAGCATTTTTGAATATATCGATTCGGGAATTGTTATCTACGAGCCTTTTAATGATGGTGAGGATTTTATATTTCGTGATTTGAATCCGGCAGGTCAGCTGATGAGTAAGGTGCAGCTGGCGGATGTTAAAGGCAGGAAGGTCAGTGAGGTGTTTCCCGGAGTAAAGGAAATAGGTCTTTTTGATTGCCTTCAAAAGACACATGAAACTGGAGAATCTATCTATCTACCCGTCCGGGAATATAAGGATAACCGAACCTCCCTGGTCGTTGAGAATCATATTTCACGTCTACCTTCAGGGAATTTGCTGGTCATATATGATGACAGAACCAAGCAGGCCCAGATGGAACAGCGTTTACGTCAAACAGAAAAAATGGAGGCCATCGGTCATCTTGCCGGCGGCATCGCTCATGATTTTAATAATATTCTGACAGGTATCCTCGGCTATGCCGAGCTGGTGGGTCTTAAAAAAATTATGGATGAAGATATCCAGCACTATATGAAAAACATTGTTTCCGCGGGAGAGCGGGCTAAAAAACTGGTTCAGCAAATTCTTTCCTTCAGCCGACAGGTTCCAGAGAGGAATGATATTTTTTTCCTTATCCCTGTCATTCAGGAAGCCCTTCAGTTTCTGAGAGCAACCATCCCTGCGTCAATACATATCAATACTTCTTTTTCGGAGGAAACAAATCCGATCCTGGGTGATTCGACAAGGATACATGAAATCATGATGAATCTGTGCACCAATGCCTCTCATGCCATGGGAGAAATTGGAACTCTTGATGTCAGCCTTAAAGAGGAGAATGTTCAAGACCCTAGAGAGGGTGCTCTTGGTCATTTCCAGCCGGGTCACTATGCGGTTCTGACCGTGAGAGATAACGGTTCCGGTATGAATAAAGAGACTCTGAGTCATATATTTGAACCCTTCTTTACCACCAAGAGTACCGGCGAAGGTACGGGAATGGGACTCTCCGTTGTCTTTGGAATCATCAGGAATCATAAGGG
- a CDS encoding ASKHA domain-containing protein, producing the protein MNSTTFTLHDGPRIINETMTPGENLLSLIHSIPSVNMDAPCGGKGTCGKCRVRILEGKVSPLSDEERKFLSPDEIEKGIRLACLTHPEGSIAVSLESSTKTAKIKVSGGLPYRGNLNPLLRKEVISLTPASLEDQRSLETRMLHALPEGTILEHPLRKKLAKFQKEEQYIMTASLCGKTITDLTPGASGTKPYALAVDIGTTTIVAYLLDLTTGMQIGTASGLNNQKSFGADVISRIDYIGDDNDKLSQLQQRICTQIEDLASETLKGAGLVLQDLMGIFTAGNTTMMHILQGLSPQTIAQAPFIPVSTEAMILKPSELASSLPDHIRFILLPSLSGYIGADIIAGILSTEMAESDDLCLLVDIGTNGEIALGNRDRLISCSTAAGPAFEGANIQCGVGGIPGAISCFREDGEAFEWETIDDKPVCGICGSGIIDLTAYLLKTKLADFTGRFQDDSDWGDNPPVQKSFLKELDGNICFTWGDEQKSLVFTQKDLREVQLAKGSIGAGIATLVKEAGYTLSDIKKVFLAGGFGSYIDHESALGIGLLPEELRGRIISVGNSCGAGVIRCALSLDEMNKTEMILNKTKYIELSSNKGFQDEYMLNMYFPEYD; encoded by the coding sequence ATGAATTCAACAACTTTTACCTTACATGATGGTCCGAGGATTATCAATGAAACAATGACTCCCGGGGAAAACCTGCTCTCCCTGATTCACAGCATCCCCTCGGTAAACATGGATGCTCCCTGCGGCGGCAAGGGAACCTGTGGTAAATGCAGGGTTCGGATACTGGAGGGAAAGGTCTCCCCTCTCAGTGATGAAGAGCGAAAATTCCTCAGTCCCGATGAGATTGAAAAAGGAATCCGCCTGGCCTGCCTGACCCATCCGGAGGGTTCTATCGCCGTAAGCCTGGAGAGCAGCACAAAGACTGCCAAAATCAAGGTCTCAGGTGGACTCCCCTATAGGGGCAACCTGAATCCCCTGTTGAGAAAAGAAGTGATTTCCCTGACTCCAGCCAGTCTGGAAGATCAGAGATCCCTGGAAACCAGGATGCTTCACGCCCTTCCCGAGGGGACGATCCTGGAGCACCCTCTCCGCAAAAAACTGGCAAAGTTTCAAAAAGAAGAACAATACATAATGACCGCCAGCCTCTGCGGCAAAACCATAACAGATCTGACTCCGGGAGCAAGCGGGACAAAACCCTATGCCCTGGCTGTGGATATCGGAACCACGACCATCGTAGCCTATCTTCTGGATCTGACAACGGGAATGCAGATAGGAACGGCTTCGGGACTGAATAATCAAAAGAGCTTTGGAGCCGATGTGATTTCCAGAATAGACTACATCGGAGATGACAATGACAAGCTGAGCCAACTGCAGCAGCGGATCTGTACTCAGATTGAAGATCTGGCATCCGAAACCCTGAAAGGAGCCGGCTTGGTCCTGCAGGACCTGATGGGGATTTTTACCGCCGGTAATACCACCATGATGCATATACTCCAGGGACTATCCCCTCAGACCATTGCACAGGCTCCCTTTATTCCAGTCTCCACAGAAGCCATGATACTCAAACCCTCCGAATTGGCATCATCCCTGCCCGACCACATCCGCTTTATTCTGCTTCCTTCCCTGTCGGGATACATTGGTGCGGATATTATTGCGGGGATACTCTCCACCGAGATGGCCGAGTCTGATGATCTATGCCTGCTGGTGGATATAGGTACCAACGGCGAAATTGCCTTGGGAAACCGGGACAGACTGATCAGCTGCTCCACAGCAGCAGGACCGGCATTTGAAGGGGCAAACATACAATGCGGTGTGGGAGGGATTCCCGGTGCCATCAGCTGCTTCAGAGAAGATGGAGAAGCCTTTGAATGGGAAACCATAGACGATAAACCGGTCTGCGGCATATGCGGCTCCGGGATCATCGACCTGACGGCCTATCTCTTAAAAACAAAACTGGCAGACTTTACAGGCCGTTTTCAGGATGATTCGGACTGGGGTGACAATCCTCCCGTTCAAAAGAGTTTTCTGAAAGAACTGGACGGAAACATCTGTTTTACCTGGGGGGATGAACAAAAATCCCTTGTTTTCACACAAAAGGACCTCCGGGAAGTACAGCTGGCAAAAGGCTCCATCGGAGCGGGTATTGCCACACTGGTCAAAGAAGCAGGATACACTCTTTCAGATATAAAGAAGGTGTTTCTGGCAGGAGGATTCGGTTCCTATATCGACCACGAGAGCGCCCTGGGCATCGGTCTCCTGCCTGAGGAACTCCGGGGCAGGATAATCTCCGTCGGGAACTCCTGCGGCGCCGGAGTCATCCGCTGTGCCCTGAGCCTGGATGAAATGAATAAAACAGAAATGATCCTGAACAAGACAAAATATATTGAATTATCATCTAATAAAGGATTTCAGGATGAATATATGCTGAATATGTATTTCCCTGAATATGATTGA
- a CDS encoding methyl-accepting chemotaxis protein, translating into MIHWKNIKISGKMYIGFGLLILLTLFVALWAINGISEIVVNADEVITGNKLDSLLAEKEVDHLNWASEVNSLLSDDTVVKLNIQLDDHKCAFGLWLYGSGRTEAEALIPSLAPLFKKMEDPHYRLHESAGKIDKIFVQADRSLPALLSDRQIDHLYWAGDIRDTFLKGEGFLEVETDSNLCALGKWLSSDKAALLYENGSSLFKTHWDAMLVHHEALHASAIEIDRLLALNTTQARNYFTGTTLPLLDSTLADLKSMKTIAEDEMAAMTQSSIIFASETQPALKVVQAILKEIRTEARAHLMTDEAMMRSAKSTRTVVLFITIIAFFISILMAFAISRGICGPMYKGILFAEQLSRGDLTAVINVDQKDEVGQLAAALTEMRNSLRDLFLQVQQGSDNVSNGSLQLSSTSQLLSQGAAEQASSVEEISSSMEEMGANIEQNSDNSIQTERISREAAEVVEQGSAAVLITVEAMKNISAKISIIEDIARSTNMLSLNAAIEAARAGEHGKGFAVVAAEVGKLAISSKLAASEISELANNSVKQAIDAGEMMQNIVPKIKNTASLIQDIATSSKEQSSGASQVVEAINQLNSVIQQNASSSEESASMAEELSAQAENLQSLISFFKLGVDKRVSESIKGVSKQTKQTKKIPFNSDSQRIPVGKTIKPDNQSLEQDDSGFEEF; encoded by the coding sequence ATGATCCATTGGAAAAACATTAAAATTAGTGGAAAGATGTATATCGGCTTTGGCCTTTTGATTCTACTCACTTTGTTCGTGGCTCTCTGGGCTATCAATGGAATCTCCGAAATTGTGGTCAATGCAGATGAAGTCATCACCGGCAACAAGCTGGATTCCCTTCTGGCAGAAAAAGAGGTGGATCACCTCAACTGGGCCAGCGAGGTCAATTCCCTCCTGTCTGATGATACGGTTGTAAAACTGAATATTCAGCTGGATGATCATAAATGTGCTTTTGGTCTATGGCTCTATGGCTCAGGACGGACTGAGGCTGAAGCCCTGATTCCCTCTCTGGCTCCCCTTTTTAAAAAAATGGAAGACCCCCATTACAGGCTCCATGAATCTGCCGGCAAAATTGACAAAATATTTGTACAGGCAGACAGATCTTTGCCTGCCCTTCTGTCTGACCGACAGATCGATCACCTCTACTGGGCGGGAGATATCAGAGATACTTTTCTGAAGGGAGAAGGTTTCCTTGAAGTAGAAACCGATTCTAATCTCTGCGCCCTTGGAAAATGGTTGAGCAGCGATAAGGCTGCACTTCTCTATGAAAATGGATCTTCTCTATTTAAGACTCACTGGGATGCCATGCTGGTTCATCATGAAGCCCTTCATGCTTCCGCCATTGAAATCGACCGGCTCCTGGCCTTGAATACAACCCAGGCAAGAAACTACTTTACCGGAACAACCCTTCCTCTTTTGGATTCCACTCTGGCCGATCTTAAATCCATGAAAACCATCGCAGAAGACGAGATGGCCGCCATGACTCAGTCCTCTATTATTTTTGCCAGTGAAACACAACCAGCCCTCAAAGTGGTGCAGGCCATTCTCAAAGAAATCCGAACGGAAGCCCGAGCGCATCTGATGACGGATGAAGCAATGATGAGATCTGCCAAGTCTACAAGAACAGTGGTGCTCTTCATCACAATCATCGCATTTTTTATCAGTATTCTCATGGCCTTTGCCATCTCCAGGGGTATCTGTGGTCCCATGTACAAAGGGATTTTATTTGCAGAGCAGTTATCCCGGGGAGACCTGACGGCAGTCATCAATGTAGATCAGAAAGATGAGGTGGGGCAGCTGGCGGCGGCTCTCACTGAGATGAGAAACAGCTTACGTGACCTTTTCCTTCAGGTACAACAGGGGTCGGATAATGTCTCTAATGGCAGTCTGCAGTTGAGTTCCACTTCTCAGCTGCTCTCTCAGGGTGCTGCCGAACAGGCTTCTTCTGTAGAAGAAATCTCATCCTCCATGGAAGAGATGGGTGCTAATATTGAACAGAACTCGGATAATTCCATCCAGACGGAACGGATCTCCAGAGAAGCCGCCGAGGTTGTGGAACAAGGCAGTGCCGCAGTCCTTATCACCGTTGAAGCCATGAAGAATATATCGGCGAAGATCAGTATTATTGAGGATATTGCCAGATCAACCAATATGCTGAGTCTCAACGCTGCCATAGAAGCCGCCAGAGCGGGAGAACATGGAAAAGGTTTTGCCGTCGTGGCCGCAGAGGTCGGGAAATTGGCGATCAGCAGTAAATTGGCTGCCAGTGAAATATCAGAGCTAGCCAATAACAGTGTCAAACAGGCCATCGATGCGGGTGAAATGATGCAGAATATTGTTCCGAAGATTAAGAATACTGCCAGCCTGATTCAAGATATTGCCACCTCCTCCAAAGAGCAGAGTTCCGGAGCCTCCCAGGTCGTAGAGGCGATCAATCAACTAAATTCTGTTATTCAGCAGAATGCCTCGTCATCTGAGGAATCAGCATCCATGGCTGAGGAGTTGTCGGCTCAGGCGGAAAATTTGCAATCTTTGATCTCATTTTTTAAACTTGGCGTTGATAAGAGGGTGAGTGAGTCTATCAAAGGGGTTTCTAAACAGACAAAGCAGACAAAGAAGATTCCCTTTAACTCAGATTCTCAACGTATTCCTGTCGGTAAAACAATAAAGCCTGACAACCAGTCTTTGGAGCAGGATGATTCCGGATTTGAAGAGTTCTAG